From Parasteatoda tepidariorum isolate YZ-2023 chromosome 1, CAS_Ptep_4.0, whole genome shotgun sequence, one genomic window encodes:
- the LOC122269962 gene encoding periodic tryptophan protein 1 homolog: MNFVPCLTWVAKGIAKSVPDKLQLSPEELKSLISDTKELQRKVEDDDASESDATCDEHEDIAEETETLNDEEDVVEKEEDFDKRYNLDSYDNDGEDQPFMNISDVATFIDNKEDTYITDHDAVKEDENDDEEDFIIKDSDNLLLVGHIEEESSVLEVHVYNKEEDAFYVHHDIVLPAYPLALEWLDFSPSDEEKGNYVAVADMTPVIKIWDLDVVEILEPDYCLGKELKENKMEKIKRKYHTDAVISLCWNKHTRNILASGSADSSIILWDLQEGKPLKKLDLHDNKVIFFHLFIL, encoded by the exons ATGAATTTCGTTCCTTGTTTGACCTGGGTTGCAAAGGGAATTGCTAAGTCAGTTCCAGATAAG CTTCAATTGTCTCCTGAAGAACTGAAAAGTCTTATAAGTGATACTAAAGAACTGCAGAG AAAAGTTGAAGATGATGATGCTTCTGAGTCTGATGCTACTTGTGATGAACATGAAGACATTGCTGAAGAAACTGAGACTTTAAATGATGAAGAGGACGTAGTTGAAAAAGAGGAGGACTTTGACAAAAGATATAATTTAGATTCATATGATAATGAtg GAGAAGATCAGccatttatgaatatttctgATGTTGCGACATTTATTGACAACAAAGAAGACACTTATATAACAGATCATGATGCT gttAAAGAAGATGAAAATGATGATGAAGAGGATTTCATTATAAAAGACAGTGATAATTTGCTCCTTGTTGGACACATTGAAGAGGAAAGCTCTGTTCTAGAAGTTCATG tgtATAATAAAGAGGAAGATGCGTTCTATGTTCATCATGATATTGTTTTGCCAGCTTATCCATTGGCCTTAGAATGGTTAGATTTCAGTCCATCAGATGAAGAAAAAG GTAACTATGTTGCTGTTGCTGACATGACACCAGTCATCAAAATTTGGGACTTAGATGTTGTGGAGATTTTAGAACCAGATTATTGTTTAGGCAAAGAGCTGAAGGAAAATAAGATGGAG aaaataaaacggAAATATCACACTGATGCAGTTATCAGCCTCTGTTGGAATAAACATACAAg AAATATTCTGGCCAGTGGTTCAGCCGACTCCTCTATTATTCTATGGGATCTTCAGGAAGGTAAACCACTAAAGAAACTTGACTTGcatgataataaagtaattttctttcatttatttattttgtaa